A part of Paludisphaera rhizosphaerae genomic DNA contains:
- a CDS encoding transthyretin-like family protein gives MRLSDGTTPKRRVVLDARSVHAVLLAGLVGCGGSGQATVYPVAGTLTVNGQPAANAMIAFHPLDRAGSPAVLSVASTGPDGAYRLTTYTAGDGAPAGEYAVTIVWPDDSKPWDECEEDLVTHDRFQGRYADPTRSPWRVIVRPGANEAPLRAAPPDESRPLP, from the coding sequence TTGCGTCTATCCGACGGTACCACGCCGAAGCGTCGCGTCGTCCTTGACGCCCGGTCGGTCCACGCCGTTCTCCTCGCCGGCCTCGTCGGCTGCGGGGGATCTGGCCAGGCGACCGTCTATCCCGTCGCGGGGACGCTTACGGTCAACGGCCAGCCGGCGGCGAACGCGATGATCGCCTTTCACCCGCTTGACCGCGCAGGCTCGCCGGCGGTTCTCTCCGTCGCGAGCACCGGTCCCGACGGAGCGTACCGACTGACGACCTACACGGCCGGCGACGGCGCCCCCGCCGGCGAGTACGCCGTCACCATCGTCTGGCCGGACGACTCAAAGCCGTGGGACGAGTGCGAGGAGGACCTTGTGACGCACGACCGATTCCAGGGCCGTTACGCCGATCCAACCAGGTCCCCCTGGCGCGTCATCGTCCGTCCCGGCGCGAACGAGGCGCCGCTCCGAGCGGCCCCTCCGGACGAGAGTCGGCCCTTGCCGTGA
- a CDS encoding peptidase associated/transthyretin-like domain-containing protein: protein MPTNRLVLVVFISAAVVGCAGEGISAPRTVPTSGTVMFKGKPVAGVKVTLHPKFNMTFTPNGMTGQDGRFVLSTAAPMDGAPPGEYSVTFELLKTGADKRGLDTEFDVWKGKHANPDTGPKATVGSSETTLEPFLLD, encoded by the coding sequence ATGCCTACTAATCGCCTTGTTCTGGTCGTCTTCATCTCGGCGGCGGTGGTCGGATGCGCCGGGGAGGGCATCTCGGCCCCTCGGACCGTGCCGACGTCCGGCACGGTGATGTTCAAGGGCAAGCCGGTCGCAGGGGTGAAGGTGACGCTCCACCCGAAATTCAACATGACGTTCACCCCGAACGGAATGACCGGCCAGGACGGCCGGTTCGTCCTGAGCACCGCGGCACCCATGGACGGCGCTCCGCCGGGCGAATATTCGGTCACGTTCGAACTCTTGAAGACGGGAGCCGATAAGCGGGGGCTGGACACCGAGTTCGACGTCTGGAAGGGAAAGCACGCCAACCCGGACACCGGCCCCAAAGCGACCGTCGGTTCCTCGGAAACCACGCTCGAACCGTTCCTCCTCGATTGA
- a CDS encoding DUF1559 domain-containing protein, translated as MTRSLRRSRSGFTLIELLVVIAIIAVLIALLLPAVQSAREAGRRMQCVNNMKQMGIAVHSFHDIQQTLPNMSYCGGGCEDTNPGMQNIFYRFRHYPVAFELLPYIEQNNLYNSFNINLVATSTVPAAANGLANVSLARAPLSVFLCPSMPPPLNPVFADYASYGWNRGNCIVHAPAQAGDINKPGQAYGFTPSDGVFISKMDAGLDYNTGVTLAARHTADPTWWQPESSYRINFQSITDGLSNTIAAGEMHNILKGYTTTTVNSVSIGTTAVASGGPIAWGSSGGDYYSEGRTTVPMNTLTGPYYARTITDPAALTDILYKSPIYSFRSQHPGGCNFLLCDGSVRFIKQSVNMATYKALGSRNGGEVISSDAY; from the coding sequence ATGACGAGGTCTCTTCGACGATCCCGGTCTGGCTTCACGCTGATCGAGTTATTGGTGGTTATCGCCATTATTGCGGTGCTCATCGCCCTGTTGCTGCCGGCCGTCCAGTCGGCGCGCGAGGCCGGCCGACGCATGCAGTGCGTCAACAACATGAAGCAGATGGGTATCGCCGTCCATTCGTTCCACGACATCCAGCAGACGCTGCCGAACATGAGCTATTGCGGCGGCGGCTGCGAGGACACCAACCCGGGCATGCAGAACATCTTCTACCGCTTCCGCCATTATCCGGTGGCCTTCGAACTGCTGCCGTACATCGAGCAGAACAACCTCTATAACTCGTTCAACATCAACCTCGTCGCCACTTCCACCGTCCCCGCAGCTGCCAACGGCCTGGCCAACGTCTCACTGGCCAGGGCTCCCTTGTCGGTCTTCCTGTGCCCTTCCATGCCGCCGCCGCTCAACCCGGTGTTCGCCGATTACGCGAGCTACGGGTGGAACCGCGGCAACTGCATCGTCCACGCTCCCGCCCAGGCGGGCGACATCAATAAACCGGGGCAGGCGTACGGGTTCACGCCCTCCGACGGGGTGTTCATCTCGAAGATGGACGCCGGCCTGGATTACAACACCGGCGTGACGCTGGCGGCCCGGCACACCGCTGACCCAACCTGGTGGCAGCCCGAGAGCTCGTACAGGATCAACTTCCAGAGCATCACCGACGGGCTGTCCAACACGATCGCTGCCGGCGAGATGCACAACATCCTCAAGGGCTATACCACGACGACGGTGAACAGCGTGTCCATCGGCACCACGGCGGTGGCGTCGGGCGGACCGATCGCCTGGGGATCCAGCGGCGGCGACTACTACAGCGAGGGCCGCACCACCGTGCCGATGAACACGCTGACCGGCCCCTATTACGCCCGGACCATCACCGACCCGGCCGCCCTGACCGACATCCTCTACAAGAGCCCGATCTATTCGTTCCGCAGCCAGCACCCCGGCGGGTGCAACTTCCTGCTCTGCGACGGCAGCGTCCGGTTCATCAAGCAGAGCGTCAACATGGCCACGTACAAGGCGCTCGGCAGCCGCAACGGCGGCGAGGTGATCAGCTCCGATGCCTACTAA
- a CDS encoding DUF1559 domain-containing protein, whose protein sequence is MTKIRRGGFTLIELLVVIAIIAVLIALLLPAVQSAREAARRAQCVNNLKQIGLSMHNYESTNGCLPSGRKSCCWGTWLLFTLPGVEQQALFNAWNFGGDYAWYNTALDAPFRYAGVANVTVSATRVPAYMCPSDGGGTSLTGIGTTVNGARFDVTSQNYVCNFGNLNSQQTASYNNVTFGGAPFSELDAKLLNTSLGMSGQVVVPFSAFNDGLSNTMLISECVVGTKGAGLGQYAASYDLRGFSWWGSACNYTAWSGPNSADPDVTESGGYCIYPFQQNPPCTAPTTTVPLYNIARSRHSGGVNTLFGDGSVHFLKNSINLLTYRALSTTKGGEIISSDAY, encoded by the coding sequence ATGACGAAAATCCGACGAGGCGGTTTCACGCTGATCGAGCTGCTGGTGGTGATCGCCATCATCGCCGTCCTGATCGCCCTTTTGCTTCCGGCCGTGCAGTCCGCCCGCGAGGCCGCTCGCCGCGCCCAGTGCGTCAACAACCTGAAGCAGATCGGGCTGTCGATGCACAACTACGAGAGTACCAACGGTTGCCTCCCCTCGGGCCGGAAGAGCTGCTGTTGGGGGACCTGGCTCCTGTTCACCCTGCCGGGGGTTGAGCAGCAGGCGCTCTTCAACGCCTGGAATTTCGGCGGCGACTACGCATGGTACAACACCGCCCTCGACGCCCCGTTCCGCTACGCGGGCGTGGCCAACGTCACGGTCTCCGCGACGCGCGTCCCCGCCTACATGTGCCCGAGCGACGGCGGCGGGACGAGCCTGACTGGGATCGGCACGACCGTCAACGGCGCCCGCTTCGATGTGACCTCGCAGAACTACGTCTGCAACTTCGGCAACCTGAACTCGCAGCAGACCGCGTCCTACAACAACGTCACCTTCGGCGGCGCGCCGTTCTCGGAGCTGGACGCCAAGCTGCTGAACACCTCGCTAGGGATGTCCGGGCAGGTGGTCGTTCCCTTCAGCGCCTTCAACGACGGTCTGAGCAATACAATGCTCATTTCCGAATGCGTGGTCGGGACCAAGGGGGCCGGGCTGGGCCAGTACGCCGCCTCGTACGATCTCCGAGGCTTCTCCTGGTGGGGCAGCGCCTGCAACTACACGGCCTGGTCGGGGCCCAACTCGGCCGATCCGGACGTCACGGAGAGCGGCGGCTATTGCATCTATCCGTTCCAGCAGAACCCGCCCTGCACGGCCCCCACAACAACCGTGCCGCTGTACAACATCGCCCGCAGCCGGCACTCCGGCGGCGTGAACACACTGTTCGGCGACGGCTCGGTCCACTTCCTCAAGAACTCGATCAACCTGCTGACCTACCGCGCCCTCTCCACCACCAAGGGGGGCGAGATCATCAGCTCCGACGCTTACTGA